One Chryseobacterium sp. StRB126 genomic region harbors:
- a CDS encoding efflux RND transporter periplasmic adaptor subunit yields the protein MQRFFVQKSTLFFLSLIALTGCKKNNQNQAYQQQAPELPVEIVKQGDASVSREYAASIEGISNVEIRPQVTGYLSKIFVDEGDYVKAGQPLFKIEDRIFAEQLKSAQAALITAQANLSTSKIDLERKKELFRNKMVSEIQVKEAEAAYNAARGAVSQSTSSIESAKINLNFSTIKAPVSGFIGRFNYRLGSLMTPGNQEPITLLSDIHQVYTYFSLSENDFNNFQKQYVGSSIDEVIKNTPAVSLLLSGGEKYAETGRIDAVEGQFNKTTGSITLRAKFNNPNNVLRSGNTGKILLDQFYSNVVLLPIASTRTIQDKVFVFTIKNGKAEMLPVEVNGKAGDNFIVSKGLRAGDQYIVSGFDRLQPGTPVVAQKKNAQQKKL from the coding sequence ATGCAAAGATTTTTTGTTCAAAAATCAACCCTATTTTTTCTTTCGCTCATTGCTTTAACGGGGTGTAAGAAAAATAATCAAAATCAAGCTTATCAACAACAGGCACCAGAACTTCCTGTAGAAATAGTAAAACAAGGAGACGCTTCTGTTTCCCGAGAGTATGCAGCATCTATTGAGGGGATTTCCAATGTCGAAATCAGACCTCAGGTAACCGGATATCTAAGCAAAATTTTTGTGGATGAAGGAGATTATGTAAAAGCCGGGCAGCCACTTTTTAAAATTGAAGACAGGATATTTGCTGAGCAGTTAAAAAGTGCGCAGGCGGCACTCATTACAGCACAGGCTAATCTTTCCACTTCAAAAATTGATCTGGAAAGGAAAAAGGAGCTTTTCAGAAATAAAATGGTTTCCGAAATTCAGGTGAAAGAAGCTGAAGCAGCTTATAATGCAGCAAGGGGAGCCGTAAGCCAGTCCACATCTTCTATTGAATCCGCAAAAATTAATCTTAATTTTTCAACCATTAAAGCTCCGGTAAGTGGATTTATCGGGAGATTCAACTACCGTTTGGGAAGTTTGATGACACCGGGTAATCAGGAGCCGATTACCCTGTTGTCAGATATTCATCAGGTATATACCTATTTCAGCTTAAGTGAAAATGACTTTAATAATTTCCAGAAGCAGTATGTAGGAAGCAGCATTGATGAGGTTATTAAAAACACTCCGGCTGTATCTCTATTGCTTTCAGGAGGTGAAAAGTATGCTGAAACGGGAAGAATTGATGCTGTTGAAGGTCAGTTTAACAAAACTACAGGTTCTATTACTTTAAGAGCAAAATTCAACAATCCCAATAATGTTCTTAGAAGTGGAAACACTGGGAAAATCTTATTAGACCAGTTCTACAGCAATGTGGTTTTACTTCCGATAGCATCTACCAGAACCATTCAGGACAAAGTTTTTGTATTTACCATCAAAAATGGAAAAGCAGAAATGCTTCCTGTAGAAGTAAATGGAAAAGCTGGGGATAATTTCATTGTTTCCAAAGGGCTTAGAGCTGGAGATCAGTATATCGTTTCCGGTTTCGACAGACTACAGCCGGGAACTCCCGTAGTAGCACAAAAGAAAAATGCTCAACAGAAAAAATTGTAA